In Nitrospirota bacterium, one genomic interval encodes:
- a CDS encoding addiction module protein produces MPQSAKAILHQALELPSNDRAALVEGLIASLDKPNPALDAMWLKEAEDRLAAYHAGELGAVDAERVFADLGKKV; encoded by the coding sequence ATGCCCCAATCAGCAAAAGCCATTTTGCATCAGGCCCTTGAACTCCCGTCCAATGACCGTGCGGCGTTAGTGGAAGGTCTGATTGCCAGTCTTGACAAGCCCAATCCCGCCCTTGATGCGATGTGGCTCAAGGAAGCGGAAGATCGCTTGGCTGCGTACCATGCCGGCGAGCTTGGCGCGGTCGATGCGGAGCGGGTCTTCGCGGATCTCGGGAAAAAAGTTTGA
- the radA gene encoding DNA repair protein RadA, whose amino-acid sequence MKAKTSFSCQACGHQSPRWLGRCPDCSGWNTMKEERQAPTGKGRPAAMKIAQAKATPIAEIEVVGEDRRLTNIGEFDRVLGGGVIPGSVILIGGDPGIGKTTLLLQALPRLSSKEEPVLYVSGEESPRQIKMRGQRLGIEHPNLLILAETSLEQILKAVQEIQPAAVVVDSIQTVYTEQITSAPGSISQVQEVAGQLMWYAKRSNVPVFIIGHVTKEGAIAGPRLLEHIVDTVLYFEGDKGHSFRILRAVKNRFGSTNEIGVFEMKDTGLEEVSNPSELFLAERSQRTTGSVVVSSLEGSRPILVELQALVSSTSYAMPKRMANGVEQNRVSLLLAVMEKRLGMHLSGQDVYVNVVGGMHIDEPAIDLGIVAAVTSSLREVPIEPGLLVLGEVGLGGEVRAISQAEMRIREAAKMGFTRCLLPERNLAKLEPINGIELIGIKEVGEALDVVLA is encoded by the coding sequence ATGAAAGCGAAAACGAGTTTTTCCTGCCAGGCTTGCGGGCATCAATCGCCTCGATGGCTTGGTCGCTGCCCTGATTGCAGCGGCTGGAATACCATGAAAGAGGAACGGCAGGCGCCGACCGGGAAGGGGCGGCCTGCTGCGATGAAGATTGCGCAGGCGAAGGCGACGCCGATTGCCGAGATCGAAGTCGTCGGTGAGGACCGGCGGCTGACGAATATCGGTGAATTCGACCGGGTGCTGGGAGGGGGCGTCATTCCCGGCTCGGTCATCTTGATCGGTGGCGATCCTGGCATCGGGAAGACGACTTTGTTGCTCCAGGCGCTTCCACGCCTGTCTTCCAAGGAAGAACCGGTGCTGTATGTTTCCGGGGAGGAATCTCCGAGGCAGATCAAGATGCGGGGGCAGCGGCTCGGTATCGAGCATCCGAATCTACTCATCCTGGCGGAAACCTCGCTTGAACAAATCCTCAAGGCGGTGCAGGAGATCCAGCCTGCTGCCGTGGTTGTCGACTCGATCCAAACGGTCTATACGGAACAGATCACTTCTGCGCCAGGCAGCATCAGCCAGGTGCAGGAGGTCGCAGGGCAGTTGATGTGGTACGCGAAGCGCAGCAATGTACCGGTCTTCATCATCGGGCATGTGACGAAGGAAGGCGCGATTGCCGGGCCGCGGTTGTTGGAGCACATCGTCGACACGGTGCTCTATTTCGAAGGGGACAAGGGCCATAGCTTTCGGATTCTCCGCGCCGTGAAGAATCGTTTTGGCTCGACCAACGAGATCGGCGTGTTCGAAATGAAAGACACAGGGCTGGAGGAAGTGAGCAATCCCTCCGAGTTGTTTTTGGCGGAACGGTCGCAGCGCACCACGGGATCGGTAGTGGTCTCGAGTCTCGAAGGGTCGCGGCCGATTCTGGTCGAATTGCAAGCCTTGGTGTCGTCCACGAGTTATGCGATGCCGAAACGCATGGCGAACGGCGTGGAACAGAATCGAGTGTCGCTCCTGCTTGCGGTCATGGAGAAGCGGCTGGGCATGCATCTATCCGGACAGGACGTCTATGTCAACGTCGTCGGGGGGATGCATATCGACGAGCCGGCCATCGATTTGGGTATCGTGGCGGCGGTCACATCGAGTTTGCGTGAAGTCCCGATTGAGCCTGGTCTGTTGGTGTTGGGTGAAGTGGGGCTTGGTGGCGAAGTCCGCGCGATCAGTCAGGCGGAAATGCGGATTCGTGAAGCGGCAAAAATGGGCTTCACTCGTTGCCTGTTGCCGGAACGGAACTTGGCCAAGCTGGAGCCGATCAATGGGATCGAATTGATCGGGATCAAGGAAGTGGGAGAGGCGTTAGATGTGGTGTTGGCATAA
- the tsaB gene encoding tRNA (adenosine(37)-N6)-threonylcarbamoyltransferase complex dimerization subunit type 1 TsaB — MKVLAVETATSWQSVAILEDSRVLACHEQDAAGSHAKLLLPTIDRLFRETGLSLKQLDGLVVSIGPGSFTGLRVGLATLLGFRTIGQLPLAVVPTLEGLAWNLRGTSTRLCPVLNSRRGELYWAQFRWTGEGRLERVVSEQVGTPVMLGRSLTESALLFGEGWTTEAPAIRASILSAITVTEAPDAAMKPSAVSIGLAGIERLRRGERAGVGISPLYVQRTAAELKYEESGGISPVVLRQERVAKKMTARASAVRAQSEDRRAARGKGKSGL, encoded by the coding sequence ATGAAAGTCCTGGCTGTCGAAACGGCAACGTCGTGGCAGAGTGTGGCGATTCTCGAAGACTCGCGCGTCCTGGCCTGCCACGAGCAGGATGCGGCCGGGTCTCATGCCAAACTGTTGTTGCCGACGATCGATCGGTTGTTTCGTGAGACGGGTCTCTCGCTCAAGCAATTGGACGGTCTTGTTGTGTCGATCGGTCCCGGGTCCTTTACGGGACTTCGCGTCGGCCTGGCGACGCTCCTCGGGTTCCGGACGATCGGTCAGCTGCCGTTAGCGGTCGTGCCGACACTTGAAGGTCTGGCCTGGAATCTGAGAGGCACTTCGACGCGCCTCTGTCCCGTGCTCAATAGTCGGCGCGGAGAACTCTACTGGGCACAGTTTCGCTGGACCGGCGAGGGTCGGCTGGAACGAGTGGTTTCGGAGCAGGTGGGCACGCCCGTCATGTTGGGGCGCAGCCTCACAGAGTCGGCGCTCCTCTTTGGGGAAGGCTGGACGACGGAAGCCCCGGCTATTCGTGCCTCGATCCTGTCCGCCATCACGGTGACCGAGGCGCCGGATGCTGCCATGAAACCGTCAGCCGTCTCGATTGGTTTGGCGGGCATCGAGAGGCTCCGGCGCGGTGAACGGGCAGGAGTTGGTATCAGTCCGTTGTACGTACAGCGCACCGCAGCGGAGTTGAAGTATGAAGAATCCGGCGGCATCTCGCCGGTGGTGCTGCGTCAGGAACGTGTCGCAAAAAAAATGACGGCTCGAGCCTCGGCGGTACGGGCTCAGTCGGAGGATCGGCGGGCTGCGCGAGGAAAAGGGAAGAGCGGGTTGTGA
- the rimI gene encoding ribosomal protein S18-alanine N-acetyltransferase, with the protein MRLGEQGEWVIEPATVEALPDILHIEEACFSAPWTRKMLEAELSGNPFAHFLLAKQVTSGESGSVSIIGYLCFWVVFEEVRLMNLAVIESMRHKGIARALVSRALELGAAQTASRALLEVRASNLAAHALYRSLGFRDVSTRPTYYSNPIEDALLMELDPIRSESVRLTEEVVREGGRLDPLQ; encoded by the coding sequence ATGCGGCTTGGTGAGCAGGGTGAATGGGTGATCGAGCCGGCGACCGTCGAGGCGCTGCCGGACATTCTCCACATTGAAGAAGCTTGCTTCTCGGCCCCCTGGACGCGCAAAATGTTGGAGGCCGAACTGAGCGGTAATCCTTTTGCGCATTTTTTGCTGGCTAAGCAGGTCACGTCCGGCGAAAGCGGTTCCGTTTCGATTATCGGATATCTTTGTTTCTGGGTCGTCTTTGAGGAAGTACGGCTGATGAACCTGGCGGTCATCGAGTCGATGCGGCACAAGGGCATCGCACGAGCCTTGGTGTCACGGGCGTTAGAGCTCGGGGCTGCACAGACGGCTTCGCGCGCCCTGCTTGAAGTGCGGGCCTCGAACCTTGCCGCGCATGCACTCTACCGAAGTCTTGGATTTCGCGACGTGTCGACCCGACCAACCTACTACAGCAATCCCATAGAAGATGCATTACTGATGGAACTGGATCCGATTCGATCGGAGTCTGTTCGATTGACCGAAGAAGTCGTTCGTGAGGGAGGACGTCTCGACCCGCTGCAGTAA
- a CDS encoding DUF465 domain-containing protein yields MLTDSMIAERLRQSSHQFRALEESHHRLDLELVQLQKRHVRTPAEEQSTKQLHKEKLAKKDKMAELIRVYRDQELQAAPR; encoded by the coding sequence ATGCTGACAGACAGTATGATTGCGGAACGGCTGCGCCAGTCCAGTCACCAATTCCGTGCACTGGAAGAGTCTCATCACCGTCTCGACCTGGAATTGGTCCAATTGCAGAAGCGCCACGTACGGACTCCGGCTGAGGAGCAGTCGACCAAACAGTTGCACAAAGAGAAGTTGGCGAAGAAAGACAAGATGGCCGAGTTGATCCGTGTCTATCGAGACCAGGAACTGCAGGCCGCTCCACGTTGA
- the tatC gene encoding twin-arginine translocase subunit TatC gives MAQILNPLAAHIQTIKKRLIIIGATMLVALMVSFAFSSEMVAWLNRPFPNQLVFYGPTEALFASIKVSFLAALLASLPVIFYQCWKFIEPALLPKEQRWGFPLFALAGALFALGLVFCNLVILPLVIDFFVSFGMDHDVTPLLSVGTYIDFNVKFLLIFGCAFELPLVLTILARLGVVTGATLAKYRKHAIMAALILSAVVTPDATLFTMLLMAVPLMVLYEIGILGARIFGRGGPTEVSLPLDPDLPMGPAGHRVR, from the coding sequence ATGGCACAGATCCTCAATCCCCTGGCCGCACATATCCAAACGATCAAGAAGCGGTTGATCATCATCGGGGCTACGATGCTCGTGGCCCTGATGGTGTCGTTTGCCTTTTCCAGCGAGATGGTCGCCTGGTTGAACCGTCCGTTTCCCAACCAGCTGGTGTTCTACGGACCGACGGAGGCCCTGTTCGCCTCGATCAAAGTGTCCTTTCTGGCGGCGCTCCTGGCGAGCCTGCCGGTCATCTTCTATCAATGTTGGAAGTTTATTGAGCCGGCGCTGCTCCCCAAGGAGCAGCGCTGGGGCTTTCCGCTGTTTGCGCTGGCCGGGGCGCTCTTTGCGCTCGGGTTGGTCTTTTGCAATCTTGTGATCCTCCCGCTGGTCATCGACTTTTTCGTCAGCTTCGGCATGGATCACGACGTGACCCCGCTCTTGAGCGTCGGGACCTACATCGACTTCAACGTGAAGTTTCTGCTGATCTTCGGTTGCGCGTTTGAGTTGCCGCTGGTGCTCACCATCCTGGCGCGGCTCGGCGTGGTGACCGGGGCGACGCTCGCGAAGTACCGGAAGCATGCGATCATGGCCGCATTGATCCTGTCGGCCGTCGTCACGCCCGATGCGACCCTCTTTACCATGCTCTTGATGGCCGTCCCCTTGATGGTGTTGTATGAGATAGGCATTCTTGGCGCGAGGATCTTCGGACGGGGCGGCCCGACCGAAGTCAGCTTGCCGCTCGATCCTGATTTGCCGATGGGACCGGCAGGCCACCGTGTCCGATAA
- a CDS encoding peptidylprolyl isomerase, protein MSEPTEKTRATITVSSKGVQLGEIVLKFFHDVAPGHVKNFTKLAQEGFYNNTTFHRVIPGFMIQGGDPNSKNPDRASHGMGGPGYQIKAEFNSKPHKRGILSMARSNEPDSAGSQFFICVADANFLDWQYTAFGEVVSGLDVVDKVVGMKRDGRDNPLERVEMTVAITE, encoded by the coding sequence ATGTCAGAGCCGACAGAGAAGACGCGAGCCACCATTACCGTCAGCAGCAAGGGAGTCCAGCTGGGCGAGATCGTCCTGAAGTTTTTTCACGATGTGGCGCCAGGTCACGTGAAGAATTTCACGAAGTTGGCCCAAGAAGGCTTCTATAACAACACGACCTTTCATCGAGTCATTCCCGGCTTCATGATCCAGGGCGGCGATCCCAACAGCAAGAATCCAGACCGCGCGTCGCACGGCATGGGGGGACCCGGGTATCAGATCAAGGCCGAGTTCAACAGCAAGCCGCACAAGCGCGGAATCCTCTCCATGGCCCGTTCGAACGAGCCGGACAGCGCCGGTTCGCAGTTTTTCATCTGCGTGGCGGATGCGAACTTTCTCGATTGGCAGTACACCGCATTCGGCGAAGTGGTCAGCGGATTGGACGTCGTGGACAAGGTCGTCGGCATGAAGCGTGACGGGCGGGATAATCCGTTGGAGCGTGTCGAGATGACGGTCGCGATTACCGAATAG